CTTCGTCCAGAGAAGGACGGATTGTTCTGCGAAGCCATTTTTGGCCCCACCCGTGATTATCAATGTTATTGTGGTAAGTATAAGAACCCTCGTTATAAGGGTATTGTTTGTGACAAGTGCGGTGTGGAAGTCACTCGTTCGGCTGTCCGCCGTGAACGCATGGGCCATATCGAATTGGCCGCCCCCGTTGCACATATCTGGTATACCCGCCGGATCCCTTCTTTCCTGGGCTTGATGCTCAACATCTCCCGCCGGAACCTGGACCGTGTGCTCTATTTCGCCCAATATATCGTCACTTACGTTGATGAGGATGCCCGCCAAAAGGCCCTCAAGCGACTTGAGGATGAGATCAGCCTTTCCGAACGTGAACTCGGTGAGCAGATCAACAATCAGATCGCTGACGTTAAGAAGAAACGCGATATTGACCTGAAAGCACTGGATGTAGAACGTCAGGCGATGGAAGAAAGTTATGACGAACAAATCGGCAGCCGGATTGACCCAGTCATTAAAGAAGGTCAGCGGCTGGAGAGCGAGATCTCGACCCGGATGGGTAAGAAGATCCGCAAGGCGATCACCTTCAACGCTTTCGACAATGAGACGTTGATTGTCGAAGCAGGCGATGAAGTGACCTCCGCTCATCTGATTGAAGTCCAGAAGATCGTCAAGGAAATGATGGAAGACCTTGAATCCGATCTTAAGGAAGAACGCGGCCGCGAAATTGAGAAGATCAAAATCCGCAAGGAAGAAGTCAAAGCGACCACCGAATTGAAAATGGAAGAACTGCGCAACGCATTGGAAGATCAGGCTGAGGAAACCCAGACTGAGTCGGCCAATTTGCGCGATGAACTTTATGAGTTGGAACCCTTTACCTTCCTAAGCGAATCTCGCTATCGTGATTTGAAATCACGCTGGGGTCAGGTTTTCCGAGCCGACATGGGTGCGGAAGCCTTCTATGACATCCTCAAGCGGATTGACCTGGACGCGATGTCCGAGGAACTTTGGGAAGAAATCCGAACCACCCGCAGTAAACAAAAACGTAAAAAGGCTACCCGCCGTTTGAGCATCATCGAATCATTCCGCCGCTCCAACAATAAGCCGGAATGGATGATTATGACCGTTCTGCCGGTGATCCCTCCTGACCTGCGCCCAATGGTGCAGTTGGATGGCGGTCGTTTTGCGACGTCCGACCTGAACGACCTTTATCGCCGTGTGATCAACCGCAACAACCGCCTTAAGAGGCTATTGGAACTGGGCGCTCCGGACGTGATCGTTCGGAATGAGAAGCGTATGCTCCAGGAAGCTGTTGACTCACTGATCGACAACTCCCAGCGCGGTAAGGCACTCTCCCGCCGTGGGCGGCGTGAACTGCGCTCCCTGAGCGATATGCTCAAAGGTAAGAAGGGCCGCTTCCGCCGGAACCTGTTGGGTAAACGTGTGGACTACTCCGGTCGTTCCGTGATCGTGGTCGGCCCCTATCTGAAATTACACCAATGCGGTCTGCCTAAGACCATGGCATTGGAACTCTATCGCCCCTTCGTGATTTCCCGCCTGGTTTCGCAGGAATATGCTGCGAACATCAAAGGCGCTCGCCGCTTCATTGAGCGCAACCGTCCTGAGGTTTGGGAGACCCTGGAAGAGGTGATCAAAGACCGTCCCGTGCTGTTGAACCGTGCTCCTACCCTCCACCGCTTGGGTATCCAGGCTTTTGAGCCGATCCTGGTGGAAGGCAGCGCCATTCAGTTGCACCCCCTGGTCACAACCGCTTTCAACGCTGACTTCGATGGCGACCAGATGGCTGTCCACGTTCCGCTTTCACAAAAAGCCGTGACGGAAGCCCGCGAGTTGATGTTGGCTACCAAGAACCTCTTGAAGCCTGCCAACGGCGAACCGATCATCAGCCCTTCCAAGGATATGGTGTTGGGTGTTTATTACCTGACTATGTTCATTGATCAGGAATTCAAGGGCCATGGTCGTATCTTTTCCAATATTGACGAAGTCAAGATGGCTTATGAGATGGGCCAGATTGATATCCACGCCCAGATCAAGATCCAGACTGAAACCTGGTATGACGAAATGAACCAGCGACTGCCTGAATCTGAGGTGCGTATCATTGAGACCACAGTGGGGCGGGTGCTCTTCAACAACGCGCTGACTGAACGGATGCGCTTCTTTAATGGCGAACTGGATAAGGGCGGCGTGAAAGACTTGATCGCCGAAACTTACGAAGTTTGCGGTCAGGAAGAAACCTGTATTATCGCTGACCGGATCAAAGAAGTTGGTTTCCAATATGCGACCCGTTCTGGGTCCACCATTGCGGTTGCTGACATCACCGTTCCTCCGCAAAAGCAGGAGATCATTCAGGAAGCCCTGAACAATGTTGATGTGATCACCCGAGACTTCCGCCGTGGTTTGCTGACCGAGCAGGAACGCGACGAGAAAACGATCGAGATCTGGCAGAATACCACCAATGCGGTGGCTTCTAAGGTGAAGGAATCCCTTGACCCGACCGGTGACCTGGCGACCATGGCTAACTGCGGCGCCAGCAAAGGTGGCTTCAACTCCATTGCCCAGCTCGCTGGTATGCGTGGCTTGATGGCAGACCCTGCCGGACGTATTATCCCGATGCCCATTCGCTCCAACTTCCGTGAAGGTCTGAATGCTCTTGAGTACTTCATCTCCACCCACGGTGCCCGCAAGGGTTTGGCCGATACCGCCCTCCGTACTGCGGATGCCGGTTACCTGACCCGCCGTTTGGTCGATGTGGCCCAGGATGTGATTGTCAATGAAGAAGACTGTGGCACAACCAATGGTATTTGGATCAATGCAGAAGATGATGTCGCCGGACAATCCTTGTCCGAGCGGATTTATGGTCGTGTTTTGGCTGAGCGGGTGATTGATCCCAAGACAGGTGAGATCATCTTTGAGGCGAATGAACTCCTGACCCACGAGAATGTTAAAAAGGTCATCAACGCTGGCGTGCAGAAAATCAAAGTGCGCTCACCTCTGACCTGTGAAATGGTTCACGGTATTTGCGCCAGCTGCTATGGCGTGGATTTGGGCCGTGGTGACAAGGTCAAACTTGGTTCCACAGTGGGTATTGTGGCAGCTCAGTCCATTGGTGAGCCTGGTACGCAGCTGACCCTGCGGACGTTCCATACCGGTGGTGTGGCCGCCGGTGGTGACATCACAACCGGTCTCCCCCGTGTTGAAGAGTTGTTCGAAGCTCGCAAGGCGCCGAAAGGTGAAGCGATCATCTCCCGGATTGCCGGGACAGCTCATGTGATCTTCTCTGAAAAATACACCGACCAACGGGTTGTTCGCCTGGACCACAGTGAAATGGTCTCAGATGAATATGAAATCCCGAAGGGCTGGAAAGTCTCCGTCAAGGAAGAGGACGAAGTTGAAGCTGGTGCCGAACTGGCGACTCAGGATGACGCTGTCATCAAAGCCCAGCACGCCGGTCGTGTCCGTATTGAAAGCGGCAAAGTGATCGTTTCGTACGAGGTCAAGGAAACAGAGGAATATGACATTCCGACCACCTCCCGCCTGATCGTTCAGGACGGTGAAAAGATCGAAGCCGGTCAACCGCTGACCGAAGGTTCGCTGAACCCGCACACCATCCTGCGCATCAAAGGCCGGGATGCTTGTCAGCAATATCTGCTCCGTGAGATCCAGCAGGTTTACCGGACTCAGGGTCAGAACATCAACGATAAACACTTCGAAGTCATCATTCACAAGATGCTGGGTAAAGTGCAGATCATCCGCCCGGGTGATTCCCACTACCTGCCGCAGGACCTGGCTGCCCGCCTGGAGATCCGCCGTGTGAATGAGGAACTCGTTGCCCAGGGCAAGAAACCTGCTCGTTACATCGAAGTTTTGCTGGGTGTGACGAAGGCCGCTCTGGAAACCGATTCGTTCCTTTCCGCTTCATCCTTCCAGCACACCATCAAGGTGCTCTCCGCCGCTGCGGTGGCCTCCCGTTCGGATCCGCTCTATGGCCTGAAAGAGAACATCATGATCGGTAAGCTGATCCCCGCCGGTACAGGTTTTGAACCGGGGCAGTTCTCAGATGAGACACCTGGCGAAGAACCCACTGGTGAGGCTTTGGAAGGTCGGGTTTTGGACCTCTTTGATGAGGACCCAGAGGATGATTTCCTGGTTGATGATCTCGATGAGATTGAAGACGAGGAATTGGAAGAAGAACTCGATGACGAAGAAGCACTCGAAGATGAACTTGATGATGATGAGGATGAAGACGAATTAGAGATCATCGAGTAAACGCTTTT
This Chloroflexota bacterium DNA region includes the following protein-coding sequences:
- the rpoC gene encoding DNA-directed RNA polymerase subunit beta', which translates into the protein METKGLKALRIGLASPEVIRSWSYGEVLKPETINYRRLRPEKDGLFCEAIFGPTRDYQCYCGKYKNPRYKGIVCDKCGVEVTRSAVRRERMGHIELAAPVAHIWYTRRIPSFLGLMLNISRRNLDRVLYFAQYIVTYVDEDARQKALKRLEDEISLSERELGEQINNQIADVKKKRDIDLKALDVERQAMEESYDEQIGSRIDPVIKEGQRLESEISTRMGKKIRKAITFNAFDNETLIVEAGDEVTSAHLIEVQKIVKEMMEDLESDLKEERGREIEKIKIRKEEVKATTELKMEELRNALEDQAEETQTESANLRDELYELEPFTFLSESRYRDLKSRWGQVFRADMGAEAFYDILKRIDLDAMSEELWEEIRTTRSKQKRKKATRRLSIIESFRRSNNKPEWMIMTVLPVIPPDLRPMVQLDGGRFATSDLNDLYRRVINRNNRLKRLLELGAPDVIVRNEKRMLQEAVDSLIDNSQRGKALSRRGRRELRSLSDMLKGKKGRFRRNLLGKRVDYSGRSVIVVGPYLKLHQCGLPKTMALELYRPFVISRLVSQEYAANIKGARRFIERNRPEVWETLEEVIKDRPVLLNRAPTLHRLGIQAFEPILVEGSAIQLHPLVTTAFNADFDGDQMAVHVPLSQKAVTEARELMLATKNLLKPANGEPIISPSKDMVLGVYYLTMFIDQEFKGHGRIFSNIDEVKMAYEMGQIDIHAQIKIQTETWYDEMNQRLPESEVRIIETTVGRVLFNNALTERMRFFNGELDKGGVKDLIAETYEVCGQEETCIIADRIKEVGFQYATRSGSTIAVADITVPPQKQEIIQEALNNVDVITRDFRRGLLTEQERDEKTIEIWQNTTNAVASKVKESLDPTGDLATMANCGASKGGFNSIAQLAGMRGLMADPAGRIIPMPIRSNFREGLNALEYFISTHGARKGLADTALRTADAGYLTRRLVDVAQDVIVNEEDCGTTNGIWINAEDDVAGQSLSERIYGRVLAERVIDPKTGEIIFEANELLTHENVKKVINAGVQKIKVRSPLTCEMVHGICASCYGVDLGRGDKVKLGSTVGIVAAQSIGEPGTQLTLRTFHTGGVAAGGDITTGLPRVEELFEARKAPKGEAIISRIAGTAHVIFSEKYTDQRVVRLDHSEMVSDEYEIPKGWKVSVKEEDEVEAGAELATQDDAVIKAQHAGRVRIESGKVIVSYEVKETEEYDIPTTSRLIVQDGEKIEAGQPLTEGSLNPHTILRIKGRDACQQYLLREIQQVYRTQGQNINDKHFEVIIHKMLGKVQIIRPGDSHYLPQDLAARLEIRRVNEELVAQGKKPARYIEVLLGVTKAALETDSFLSASSFQHTIKVLSAAAVASRSDPLYGLKENIMIGKLIPAGTGFEPGQFSDETPGEEPTGEALEGRVLDLFDEDPEDDFLVDDLDEIEDEELEEELDDEEALEDELDDDEDEDELEIIE